One Nostoc sp. CENA543 genomic window, AGGTTCTCATTGGTGTCGGTGGTGGTATTGCAGCTTACAAGGTTTGTGAGGTGGTTTCGACGCTGTTTAAAGCCGGAATAGAAGTGCGCGTTATCCTCACCAATTCTGCACAGGAATTTATTACACCTCTAACCCTATCCACACTTTCCCGCCATCGTGCATACACAGATAGTGATTTTTGGCAAGCAACTCACGCCCGTCCACTGCATATTGAGTTGGGAGAGTGGGCTGATTTATTGCTGATTGCGCCACTCACAGCTAACACATTAGCGAAATTAACCTATGGAATGGCAGATAATTTATTGACTAATACCGTATTAGCTTCCACCTGTCCCGTATTGTTAGCACCTGCAATGAATACTGATATGTGGGAACAACTAACAGTACAGCGTAATTGGCAACAGTTATTAGGAGATAGTAGATATCACGGTATGAGTACCGCATCGGGATTATTGGCCTGCGATCGCGTCGGTGCTGGTAGAATGGCAGAACCCCCCGAAATTGTGACTTACATTCATTCTCTACTCCATACCCAAGGCCAACGCGATTTAGTCGGGAAGCAAGTTTTAATTAGTGCTGGCGGTACGCGAGAATATCTAGACCCCGTCAGATTTATCGGCAACCCCTCGACAGGGAAAATGGGACTAGCATTAGCCCAAGCCGCCTTACATCGAGGCGCAAAGGTGACTTTAGTACATGGCGCAGCTGATTGGGATGTACCTTTAGGAGTACAAGCCATTCCCGTCATTAGTGCAGAAGAAATGCAGCAAGTAATGTTAGAGTATTTACCCACCGCAGATTTAATTGTCATGTCTGCGGCTGTCGCTGATGTCAAGCCCAAAGATTATAGCCCAGAAAAACTACCCAAGCGATCGCTCCCCCAAAGCCTACCTTTAGCACCCGTCCCTGATATTGTCGCCCAGTTAGCCCAACTCAAACAGTCCCATCAGCGTTTAATTGGTTTCGCTGCTCAAACTGGCGATATCATTACCCCCGCAATGGAAAAATTACAGCGTAAACAATTAGATGCAATTGTCGCTAATCCTATTGATCAACCTGATAGTGGTTTTGGGAGTAATAACAACCAAGCAATATTTTTAAATAGTCAAGGGCAGCAAATAAAAATTGCACCCTGTTCTAAATTAAAAATGGCACATTATTTATTTGATTTTCTCCGTGACTTGGATAAAGAATAGATTGGGTTTTGATTCACCCTCCAGTCCCAAAGCAAAAGAGTTTGAAAGTTCAAATCAATCACTGCATCTGATAATAGTGCAGTAAAGAAATTTGAGTTTATATACCTTGAGCCATAATTAGTAATTATTCCATTGGCAAGAAGTAATAACTATATCAAGAATTTAGATTTAACAAAGATAGAAAGATAAATCTCTTGTTCAAAAAGATAGGGATTTATTAATTTTGAATTTTGTAGGCGTAATACCAATTCTCCCAAATTAGGCAACAGATGCAAAGCTTGAAACTCAGATGGTATCTAACTTTCTGAATTGCGTAAAGCCTGCGGCATAGTTGCGCTTAGAGCAAAGCGGGACGCTAGTCCATTGCGAATTGGTACAAAGCCTTCTGTGCGAGATGCTACGCGTAGCTTGCTTCTGTGCAGGATTACCCGTAGAGCATTTTGAATTTTGAATTTTGAATTTTGAATTCGGAGCGAAGCGACGTGACTACACAGGAGCAACTACACCAATGGCATGAACTAGCGCAACAATTGCGAATAGATAGTATTCGCGCCACAACCGTCGCTGGTTCAGGCCATCCTACTTCTTCCATGTCGCCAGCAGATATCATGGCGGTCTTGTTATCTAATTATCTCCACTACGATTTTGACAATCCCCACAACCCGAATAACGATCGCTTGATTTTCTCGAAGGGACACGCTGCACCGTTGCTTTATTCCATGTATAAGGCTGCGGGAGTCATCACCGATGCAGAATTACTATCGTTACGAAAATTAGGAAGTCGCCTAGAAGGTCATCCCACACCGATTTTGCCTTGGGTGGATGTCGCCACAGGTTCATTAGGTCAAGGATTACCCATCGGTGTAGGGTTAGCATTAGCAGGAAAGTATTTAGACCAGCTACCTTATAATGTCTGGGTGTTGCTGGGTGATAGTGAAACGGCGGAAGGCTCTATCTGGGAAGCTTTTGACCATGCGGCTCACTATACTTTAGATAACCTCATTGCCATTATCGATGTCAATCGTCTTGGTCAACGGGGTCAGACAGAATTAGGCTGGAACACCCAAGCCTACGCTAACCGCGCTAGAGCCTTTGGTTGGCAAGCAATTGAGATAGATGGTCATGATTTGACAGCGATTTATCAAGC contains:
- the coaBC gene encoding bifunctional phosphopantothenoylcysteine decarboxylase/phosphopantothenate--cysteine ligase CoaBC; amino-acid sequence: MTNPQNRPSKVLIGVGGGIAAYKVCEVVSTLFKAGIEVRVILTNSAQEFITPLTLSTLSRHRAYTDSDFWQATHARPLHIELGEWADLLLIAPLTANTLAKLTYGMADNLLTNTVLASTCPVLLAPAMNTDMWEQLTVQRNWQQLLGDSRYHGMSTASGLLACDRVGAGRMAEPPEIVTYIHSLLHTQGQRDLVGKQVLISAGGTREYLDPVRFIGNPSTGKMGLALAQAALHRGAKVTLVHGAADWDVPLGVQAIPVISAEEMQQVMLEYLPTADLIVMSAAVADVKPKDYSPEKLPKRSLPQSLPLAPVPDIVAQLAQLKQSHQRLIGFAAQTGDIITPAMEKLQRKQLDAIVANPIDQPDSGFGSNNNQAIFLNSQGQQIKIAPCSKLKMAHYLFDFLRDLDKE